From Anopheles darlingi chromosome 2, idAnoDarlMG_H_01, whole genome shotgun sequence, the proteins below share one genomic window:
- the LOC125960157 gene encoding rap guanine nucleotide exchange factor 2 isoform X1, whose translation MAHRLKHTNSLTTGYYPELYDKGNRLSHSSDTSQADTMTSVTSSSLDSDEVDLSGLVESVVDSDEEDIAESIDSLSVRDTVRECLEKDPSDRTVDDIDVLLEFTQKLKAFTNMTFAVRRALCSVMVFAVVEKAGTVVMNDGEELDSWSVLINGHVEIEHSTGEVEYLHYGDSFGIMPTMDKLYHRGVMRTKCDDCQFVCITQTDYYRIQHQGEDNIRKIEEDGRVVMVTELRNSTAENGSRKGYVVIRGTVERLLHQLVEDTTQTDPNYVEDFLLTCRTFISSPIDISKQLLKWFNVDNGSSTAGNEMVDGNTGVSSDFVDGAAASIAHHVSMGPPSSPAPSASDLCDRVTRVVLLWVNNHFTDFDTDPQMMEFLEIFESALEKRNMLEQLRLLHVYAQHNARERNVTLARSSRDEDLNFQISGGPGGIFITRVEAKTKAYDAGLKRGDQILEVNGQSFEHVTCARALELLMGTTHLSITVKSNLWAFKGMLASADGDSSKIKMDLKKGLLRSELLQSQKSLDLVDKAGGLLPTPQFLMPLPVRDIEYGRKDSGASTPSSSGQMNNNKSGGSFMTLGGKKRLQKALIRMNLLPKNSVFQDDSLNNNSNSANAGATASASTNGNSATSGSGGSNCDGSDRSSGISVNFSSQASSISTSSITTADSDETGPTGSSTTTGVSTTYQSNPDLRETPGTPAKAQSTEAIMSSKAASTMAATLYYEEVRGGASDFPEHILKVYKSDQTCKYLLVHKETTAHEVVMLALQEFGIHDPSSNFSLCEVSVGEGGMIKQRRLPDQLQNLAERIGLSARYYLKTNGITETLVPDDVAPELIRESAVHFLQLNANELAIQLTLQDFAIFRQIESTEYVDDLFNLKSRYGKPMLVRFAELVNREMFWVVTEVCSEHNMMRRCKIIKQFIKIARHCKECKNFNSLFAIISGLGHAAVSRLRQSWEKLPSKYQKLFNDLQDLMDPSRNMSKYRQLIQTELNAQQPVIPFYPVVKKDLTFIHLGNDTKIDSLINFEKLRMISKEIRTLLYMCNSPYDILTMLEYKCQPPSSAMLALNQMSVPSGGGGGGVVGNLMLAPPPPPPPASSASNFLHSQQTVKRRKKSTAAPNSKKMFEEAQMVRRVKAYLNNMKVITDEDELHRLSLECEAQGGTTPNTVQVRKRYPSPTLSTTSSTSSTSGEGKKGALGLGMSSLSIGSASSGNSGAPKFGAASPQAVKKLLSLSEQTKTRPHQPRHPTVGAGGSVLPGPLSSLHHHHHHHHHHGPHGPLGAHHSTLSSHFHHAHPPTAAAFLHHGTGLTISPSQSPAHCCAGPTGGVSGTTPSVAGVMGPPQYPPQSHAGNNTAYAAGTAGSGVSNAPAGGGGAGGGGGGGGGLHLSGMLPNPPNYSTTMSMYPNGGRPIMGSRILESSVDAPSQIPPPMELPPESTSFRSPPNYAQTAHRRIASNSTTIPPPYPQPHQNFGSSSRIIAAVGISPIAPNYVAPAVNAMSPMYNPTASATGGTNNGPNIVGNSMLPPAIPARIHEVPVDAPPLPPPSIDLSAESSSVTVLSGAASARASSYGQYPSQAFHNHIARTRGPRF comes from the exons GAGTTGTACGACAAAGGCAACCGATTATCGCATTCGAGCGATACCAGCCAGGCCGATACCATGACGTCGGTTACAAGTTCATCGCTGGACTCGGACGAGGTGGATCTGTCCGGCCTGGTCGAGTCAGTGGTCGACTCCGATGAGGAAGACATTGCCGAAAGTATAGAT AGCTTAAGTGTCCGGGATACGGTGCGCGAGTGTCTCGAAAAGGATCCATCTGATCGCACGGTGGACGATATCGATGTGCTGCTCGAGTTCACGCAAAAGCTGAAAGCCTTTACCAACATGACGTTCGCGGTGCGGCGTGCCCTTTgctcggtgatggtgtttgcGGTGGTCGAGAAAGCCGGTACCGTCGTGATGAACGATGGCGAAGAGCTAGATTCGTGGAGTGTTCTAATCAATGGGCACGTTGAGATCGAACATAGTACGGGCGAGGTCGAGTATCTGCATTATGGCGATAGCTTCGGTATTATGCCCACGATGGATAAGCTGTACCATCGGGGTGTGATGCGGACCAAATGCGACGATTGCCAGTTTGTCTGCATCACACAAACCGATTACTACCGGATACAGCACCAGGGTGAGGATAACATTCGCAAAATCGAGGAGGATGGTCGCGTTGTCATGGTGACAGAGCTGAGAAACAGTACGGCAGAGAATGGCTCACGGAAGGGATACGTGGTCATACGGGGCACGGTGGAGAGGTTATTGCACCAGCTAGTGGAGGACACGACACAGACCGACCCGAACTACGTGGAAGACTTTCTGCTGACCTGCCGCACCTTCATCAGCAGCCCGATCGACATTTCGAAACAGCTGCTCAAGTGGTTCAATGTGGACAATGGCAGTAGTACGGCTGGCAATGAGATGGTAGACGGTAATACCGGCGTCTCGAGTGATTTCGTGGACGGTGCTGCCGCTTCCATCGCTCACCATGTGTCTATGGGTCCTCCTTCCTCGCCTGCCCCTTCAGCAAGCGATCTTTGTGATCGCGTAACGCGTGTCGTGCTGCTGTGGGTGAACAATCACTTCACCGACTTCGACACCGACCCACAGATGATGGAATTCCTGGAAATCTTTGAATCGGCCCTCGAGAAACGGAACATGCTGGAGCAATTGCGGTTACTTCATGTGTACGCCCAGCATAATGCTCGGGAGCGTAACGTGACGCTCGCACGCAGCTCGCGCGACGAGGATCTTAATTTTCAGATATCGGGCGGCCCTGGTGGCATCTTCATAACGCGCGTCGAGGCGAAAACGAAAGCCTACGATGCGGGCCTAAAGCGGGGCGATCAGATACTGGAGGTGAACGGGCAGAGCTTCGAACACGTGACGTGTGCCCGTGcgctcgagctgctgatggGCACGACGCACCTGAGCATCACGGTGAAGAGCAATCTGTGGGCGTTCAAGGGAATGCTCGCAAGTGCAGACGGAGATTCGAGTAAGATCAAGATGGACCTCAAGAAGGGTTTGCTGCGATCGGAGTTGCTGCAATCGCAAAAGTCGCTCGATCTGGTCGATAAAGCGGGTGGTCTGCTGCCGACGCCACAGTTCCTGATGCCTCTACCGGTGCGGGACATCGAGTATGGGCGCAAAGATTCCGGCGCTTCGACCCCTTCGTCGTCGGGCCagatgaacaacaacaagagcgGCGGCAGCTTTATGACGCTCGGTGGAAAGAAACGTCTTCAGAAGGCGCTGATCCGCATGAACCTACTGCCAAAGAATAGCGTCTTCCAGGATGATAGCCTCAACAATAATAGTAACAGCGCGAACGCCGGTGCAACGGCAAGCGCATCGACCAACGGCAACAGCGCGAcgagtggcagtggtggtagcaACTGTGACGGTAGTGACCGATCATCCGGTATCAGCGTGAACTTTTCCTCACAAGCATCATCCATCTCGACCTCCTCGATCACGACGGCTGATTCGGACGAGACGGGCCCCACGGGGTCGTCCACGACTACGGGCGTATCCACTACGTACCAGAGTAATCCGGACCTACGCGAAACGCCGGGAACACCGGCGAAAGCGCAATCGACGGAAGCAATCATGTCGTCGAAAGCCGCCAGCACGATGGCCGCCACACTGTACTACGAGGAGGTACGGGGCGGTGCAAGTGATTTCCCCGAACACATACTCAAGGTGTACAAGTCGGACCAAACGTGCAAATATCTGCTCGTGCACAAGGAAACGACGGCACAcgaggtggtgatgctggcACTGCAAGAGTTCGGTATACACGATCCGAGCTCGAACTTTTCGCTGTGTGAGGTGAGCGTCGGAGAGGGTGGTATGATCAAGCAGCGTCGGTTGCCGGATCAGCTGCAGAATCTAGCGGAACGGATCGGACTCAGCGCTCGGTATTATCTGAAAACGAATGGCATAACGGAAACGCTCGTACCGGACGATGTGGCACCGGAACTGATCCGCGAAAGTGCCGTACACTTCCTGCAGCTGAATGCGAACGAGCTAGCGATCCAGTTGACGCTGCAAGACTTTGCCATCTTTCGGCAGATCGAATCGACCGAGTATGTGGATGATCTGTTCAATTTGAAGAGCCGCTACGGCAAGCCCATGTTGGTGCGCTTTGCCGAGCTGGTGAACCGTGAGATGTTCTGGGTGGTGACGGAGGTTTGCAGCGAGCACAATATGATGCGCCGGTGCAAGATCATCAAGCAGTTCATCAAAATAGCGCGACACTGCAAGGAGTGCAAGAACTTTAACAGCCTGTTTGCAATCATCAGTGGGCTGGGGCATGCGGCCGTCTCACGGTTACGGCAATCCTGGGAGAAGCTCCCGTCAAAGTACCAGAAGCTGTTTAATGATCTGCAAGATCTGATGGATCCTTCGCGCAACATGTCCAAGTACCGGCAGCTGATACAGACCGAACTGAACGCCCAGCAGCCCGTCATTCCGTTCTATCCGGTCGTCAAGAAGGATCTTACCTTCATTCACCTTGGCAACGACACGAAGATTGATAGTTTGATCAACTTCGAGAAGCTGCGCATGATCTCGAAGGAGATCCGTACGCTGCTGTACATGTGCAACTCCCCGTACGATATACTGACGATGCTCGAGTACAAATGTCAACCACCGAGCTCGGCCATGCTAGCCCTCAACCAAATGTCGGTACCGtcgggtggtggaggtggcggtgtGGTAGGGAATCTAATGCTAgcaccgcctccaccaccaccaccagcatcatcggccAGCAACTTCCTGCACAGCCAGCAAACGGTGAAGCGACGGAAAAAGTCAACGGCCGCACCCAACTCGAAGAAGATGTTCGAAGAGGCCCAGATGGTGCGGCGCGTCAAGGCGTACCTGAACAATATGAAGGTGATtacggacgaggacgagctgCATCGGCTATCGCTCGAGTGTGAGGCACAGGGCGGTACCACGCCGAACACGGTGCAAGTCCGGAAGCGCTATCCTTCGCCGACGCTCTCCACAACATCAAGCACCAGCTCGACGAGTGGCGAGGGTAAGAAGGGTGCACTGGGACTCGGTATGAGCAGCCTGTCGATTGGAAGTGCCAGCAGTGGGAACAGTGGGGCACCCAAGTTTGGTGCCGCATCGCCACAGGCCGTCAAGAAGCTGCTTTCGTTGTcggaacaaacgaaaacacgTCCCCATCAACCGCGTCATCCGACGGTAGGTGCAGGCGGATCGGTATTACCGGGACCACTGAGCAGtttgcatcatcaccatcatcaccatcaccatcatggtcCGCATGGACCGTTGGGGGCACATCACAGCACACTGTCGTCGCACTTCCATCATGCGCACCCCCCGACAGCGGCAGCATTTCTACATCATGGAACCGGGCTGACCATCAGTCCATCGCAATCTCCGGCCCACTGCTGTGCTGGACCGACTGGTGGCGTTAGCGGGACCACACCATCAGTCGCAGGCGTTATGGGACCGCCCCAGTATCCACCACAGAGTCACGCCGGTAACAACACAGCATATGCTGCCGGAACTGCAGGAAGCGGTGTATCCAATGCACcagctggcggcggcggagcaggaggaggaggaggtggtggtggtggtctccatTTGTCCGGGATGTTGCCGAATCCACCGAATTACAGCACTACCATGTCGATGTACCCGAACGGCGGCCGGCCCATTATGGGTAGCCGGATACTGGAGAGTTCCGTCGATGCACCTAGTCAAATACCGCCACCGATGGAACTGCCACCCGAGAGCACCTCCTTCCGGAGTCCGCCGAATTATG CTCAAACCGCACACCGGCGCATCGCCAGCAATAGTACAACCATACCGCCACCCTACCCGCAGCCACATCAGAACTTTGGCTCCTCGTCACGCATCATAGCAGCCGTTGGCATCTCACCGATTGCACCGAACTATGTGGCCCCTGCCGTGAATGCAATGTCTCCGATGTACAATCCGACGGCATCGGCTACTGGCGGTACTAATAATGGTCCGAATATTGTTGGGAACAGTATGCTGCCACCGGCCATACCCGCAAGAATACACGAGGTTCCGGTTGATgcaccaccgttgccaccgccgaGCATAGATCTGTCGGCTGAAAGCAGCTCCGTCACCGTACTCAGTGGCGCCGCCTCCG CACGTGCCTCCTCGTATGGACAGTATCCCTCGCAGGCCTTCCACAATCACATAGCACGAACGCGTGGACCACGGTTTTGA
- the LOC125960157 gene encoding rap guanine nucleotide exchange factor 2 isoform X3: MAHRLKHTNSLTTGYYPELYDKGNRLSHSSDTSQADTMTSVTSSSLDSDEVDLSGLVESVVDSDEEDIAESIDSLSVRDTVRECLEKDPSDRTVDDIDVLLEFTQKLKAFTNMTFAVRRALCSVMVFAVVEKAGTVVMNDGEELDSWSVLINGHVEIEHSTGEVEYLHYGDSFGIMPTMDKLYHRGVMRTKCDDCQFVCITQTDYYRIQHQGEDNIRKIEEDGRVVMVTELRNSTAENGSRKGYVVIRGTVERLLHQLVEDTTQTDPNYVEDFLLTCRTFISSPIDISKQLLKWFNVDNGSSTAGNEMVDGNTGVSSDFVDGAAASIAHHVSMGPPSSPAPSASDLCDRVTRVVLLWVNNHFTDFDTDPQMMEFLEIFESALEKRNMLEQLRLLHVYAQHNARERNVTLARSSRDEDLNFQISGGPGGIFITRVEAKTKAYDAGLKRGDQILEVNGQSFEHVTCARALELLMGTTHLSITVKSNLWAFKGMLASADGDSSKIKMDLKKGLLRSELLQSQKSLDLVDKAGGLLPTPQFLMPLPVRDIEYGRKDSGASTPSSSGQMNNNKSGGSFMTLGGKKRLQKALIRMNLLPKNSVFQDDSLNNNSNSANAGATASASTNGNSATSGSGGSNCDGSDRSSGISVNFSSQASSISTSSITTADSDETGPTGSSTTTGVSTTYQSNPDLRETPGTPAKAQSTEAIMSSKAASTMAATLYYEEVRGGASDFPEHILKVYKSDQTCKYLLVHKETTAHEVVMLALQEFGIHDPSSNFSLCEVSVGEGGMIKQRRLPDQLQNLAERIGLSARYYLKTNGITETLVPDDVAPELIRESAVHFLQLNANELAIQLTLQDFAIFRQIESTEYVDDLFNLKSRYGKPMLVRFAELVNREMFWVVTEVCSEHNMMRRCKIIKQFIKIARHCKECKNFNSLFAIISGLGHAAVSRLRQSWEKLPSKYQKLFNDLQDLMDPSRNMSKYRQLIQTELNAQQPVIPFYPVVKKDLTFIHLGNDTKIDSLINFEKLRMISKEIRTLLYMCNSPYDILTMLEYKCQPPSSAMLALNQMSVPSGGGGGGVVGNLMLAPPPPPPPASSASNFLHSQQTVKRRKKSTAAPNSKKMFEEAQMVRRVKAYLNNMKVITDEDELHRLSLECEAQGGTTPNTVQVRKRYPSPTLSTTSSTSSTSGEGKKGALGLGMSSLSIGSASSGNSGAPKFGAASPQAVKKLLSLSEQTKTRPHQPRHPTVGAGGSVLPGPLSSLHHHHHHHHHHGPHGPLGAHHSTLSSHFHHAHPPTAAAFLHHGTGLTISPSQSPAHCCAGPTGGVSGTTPSVAGVMGPPQYPPQSHAGNNTAYAAGTAGSGVSNAPAGGGGAGGGGGGGGGLHLSGMLPNPPNYSTTMSMYPNGGRPIMGSRILESSVDAPSQIPPPMELPPESTSFRSPPNYAQTAHRRIASNSTTIPPPYPQPHQNFGSSSRIIAAVGISPIAPNYVAPAVNAMSPMYNPTASATGGTNNGPNIVGNSMLPPAIPARIHEVPVDAPPLPPPSIDLSAESSSVTVLSGAASVL, from the exons GAGTTGTACGACAAAGGCAACCGATTATCGCATTCGAGCGATACCAGCCAGGCCGATACCATGACGTCGGTTACAAGTTCATCGCTGGACTCGGACGAGGTGGATCTGTCCGGCCTGGTCGAGTCAGTGGTCGACTCCGATGAGGAAGACATTGCCGAAAGTATAGAT AGCTTAAGTGTCCGGGATACGGTGCGCGAGTGTCTCGAAAAGGATCCATCTGATCGCACGGTGGACGATATCGATGTGCTGCTCGAGTTCACGCAAAAGCTGAAAGCCTTTACCAACATGACGTTCGCGGTGCGGCGTGCCCTTTgctcggtgatggtgtttgcGGTGGTCGAGAAAGCCGGTACCGTCGTGATGAACGATGGCGAAGAGCTAGATTCGTGGAGTGTTCTAATCAATGGGCACGTTGAGATCGAACATAGTACGGGCGAGGTCGAGTATCTGCATTATGGCGATAGCTTCGGTATTATGCCCACGATGGATAAGCTGTACCATCGGGGTGTGATGCGGACCAAATGCGACGATTGCCAGTTTGTCTGCATCACACAAACCGATTACTACCGGATACAGCACCAGGGTGAGGATAACATTCGCAAAATCGAGGAGGATGGTCGCGTTGTCATGGTGACAGAGCTGAGAAACAGTACGGCAGAGAATGGCTCACGGAAGGGATACGTGGTCATACGGGGCACGGTGGAGAGGTTATTGCACCAGCTAGTGGAGGACACGACACAGACCGACCCGAACTACGTGGAAGACTTTCTGCTGACCTGCCGCACCTTCATCAGCAGCCCGATCGACATTTCGAAACAGCTGCTCAAGTGGTTCAATGTGGACAATGGCAGTAGTACGGCTGGCAATGAGATGGTAGACGGTAATACCGGCGTCTCGAGTGATTTCGTGGACGGTGCTGCCGCTTCCATCGCTCACCATGTGTCTATGGGTCCTCCTTCCTCGCCTGCCCCTTCAGCAAGCGATCTTTGTGATCGCGTAACGCGTGTCGTGCTGCTGTGGGTGAACAATCACTTCACCGACTTCGACACCGACCCACAGATGATGGAATTCCTGGAAATCTTTGAATCGGCCCTCGAGAAACGGAACATGCTGGAGCAATTGCGGTTACTTCATGTGTACGCCCAGCATAATGCTCGGGAGCGTAACGTGACGCTCGCACGCAGCTCGCGCGACGAGGATCTTAATTTTCAGATATCGGGCGGCCCTGGTGGCATCTTCATAACGCGCGTCGAGGCGAAAACGAAAGCCTACGATGCGGGCCTAAAGCGGGGCGATCAGATACTGGAGGTGAACGGGCAGAGCTTCGAACACGTGACGTGTGCCCGTGcgctcgagctgctgatggGCACGACGCACCTGAGCATCACGGTGAAGAGCAATCTGTGGGCGTTCAAGGGAATGCTCGCAAGTGCAGACGGAGATTCGAGTAAGATCAAGATGGACCTCAAGAAGGGTTTGCTGCGATCGGAGTTGCTGCAATCGCAAAAGTCGCTCGATCTGGTCGATAAAGCGGGTGGTCTGCTGCCGACGCCACAGTTCCTGATGCCTCTACCGGTGCGGGACATCGAGTATGGGCGCAAAGATTCCGGCGCTTCGACCCCTTCGTCGTCGGGCCagatgaacaacaacaagagcgGCGGCAGCTTTATGACGCTCGGTGGAAAGAAACGTCTTCAGAAGGCGCTGATCCGCATGAACCTACTGCCAAAGAATAGCGTCTTCCAGGATGATAGCCTCAACAATAATAGTAACAGCGCGAACGCCGGTGCAACGGCAAGCGCATCGACCAACGGCAACAGCGCGAcgagtggcagtggtggtagcaACTGTGACGGTAGTGACCGATCATCCGGTATCAGCGTGAACTTTTCCTCACAAGCATCATCCATCTCGACCTCCTCGATCACGACGGCTGATTCGGACGAGACGGGCCCCACGGGGTCGTCCACGACTACGGGCGTATCCACTACGTACCAGAGTAATCCGGACCTACGCGAAACGCCGGGAACACCGGCGAAAGCGCAATCGACGGAAGCAATCATGTCGTCGAAAGCCGCCAGCACGATGGCCGCCACACTGTACTACGAGGAGGTACGGGGCGGTGCAAGTGATTTCCCCGAACACATACTCAAGGTGTACAAGTCGGACCAAACGTGCAAATATCTGCTCGTGCACAAGGAAACGACGGCACAcgaggtggtgatgctggcACTGCAAGAGTTCGGTATACACGATCCGAGCTCGAACTTTTCGCTGTGTGAGGTGAGCGTCGGAGAGGGTGGTATGATCAAGCAGCGTCGGTTGCCGGATCAGCTGCAGAATCTAGCGGAACGGATCGGACTCAGCGCTCGGTATTATCTGAAAACGAATGGCATAACGGAAACGCTCGTACCGGACGATGTGGCACCGGAACTGATCCGCGAAAGTGCCGTACACTTCCTGCAGCTGAATGCGAACGAGCTAGCGATCCAGTTGACGCTGCAAGACTTTGCCATCTTTCGGCAGATCGAATCGACCGAGTATGTGGATGATCTGTTCAATTTGAAGAGCCGCTACGGCAAGCCCATGTTGGTGCGCTTTGCCGAGCTGGTGAACCGTGAGATGTTCTGGGTGGTGACGGAGGTTTGCAGCGAGCACAATATGATGCGCCGGTGCAAGATCATCAAGCAGTTCATCAAAATAGCGCGACACTGCAAGGAGTGCAAGAACTTTAACAGCCTGTTTGCAATCATCAGTGGGCTGGGGCATGCGGCCGTCTCACGGTTACGGCAATCCTGGGAGAAGCTCCCGTCAAAGTACCAGAAGCTGTTTAATGATCTGCAAGATCTGATGGATCCTTCGCGCAACATGTCCAAGTACCGGCAGCTGATACAGACCGAACTGAACGCCCAGCAGCCCGTCATTCCGTTCTATCCGGTCGTCAAGAAGGATCTTACCTTCATTCACCTTGGCAACGACACGAAGATTGATAGTTTGATCAACTTCGAGAAGCTGCGCATGATCTCGAAGGAGATCCGTACGCTGCTGTACATGTGCAACTCCCCGTACGATATACTGACGATGCTCGAGTACAAATGTCAACCACCGAGCTCGGCCATGCTAGCCCTCAACCAAATGTCGGTACCGtcgggtggtggaggtggcggtgtGGTAGGGAATCTAATGCTAgcaccgcctccaccaccaccaccagcatcatcggccAGCAACTTCCTGCACAGCCAGCAAACGGTGAAGCGACGGAAAAAGTCAACGGCCGCACCCAACTCGAAGAAGATGTTCGAAGAGGCCCAGATGGTGCGGCGCGTCAAGGCGTACCTGAACAATATGAAGGTGATtacggacgaggacgagctgCATCGGCTATCGCTCGAGTGTGAGGCACAGGGCGGTACCACGCCGAACACGGTGCAAGTCCGGAAGCGCTATCCTTCGCCGACGCTCTCCACAACATCAAGCACCAGCTCGACGAGTGGCGAGGGTAAGAAGGGTGCACTGGGACTCGGTATGAGCAGCCTGTCGATTGGAAGTGCCAGCAGTGGGAACAGTGGGGCACCCAAGTTTGGTGCCGCATCGCCACAGGCCGTCAAGAAGCTGCTTTCGTTGTcggaacaaacgaaaacacgTCCCCATCAACCGCGTCATCCGACGGTAGGTGCAGGCGGATCGGTATTACCGGGACCACTGAGCAGtttgcatcatcaccatcatcaccatcaccatcatggtcCGCATGGACCGTTGGGGGCACATCACAGCACACTGTCGTCGCACTTCCATCATGCGCACCCCCCGACAGCGGCAGCATTTCTACATCATGGAACCGGGCTGACCATCAGTCCATCGCAATCTCCGGCCCACTGCTGTGCTGGACCGACTGGTGGCGTTAGCGGGACCACACCATCAGTCGCAGGCGTTATGGGACCGCCCCAGTATCCACCACAGAGTCACGCCGGTAACAACACAGCATATGCTGCCGGAACTGCAGGAAGCGGTGTATCCAATGCACcagctggcggcggcggagcaggaggaggaggaggtggtggtggtggtctccatTTGTCCGGGATGTTGCCGAATCCACCGAATTACAGCACTACCATGTCGATGTACCCGAACGGCGGCCGGCCCATTATGGGTAGCCGGATACTGGAGAGTTCCGTCGATGCACCTAGTCAAATACCGCCACCGATGGAACTGCCACCCGAGAGCACCTCCTTCCGGAGTCCGCCGAATTATG CTCAAACCGCACACCGGCGCATCGCCAGCAATAGTACAACCATACCGCCACCCTACCCGCAGCCACATCAGAACTTTGGCTCCTCGTCACGCATCATAGCAGCCGTTGGCATCTCACCGATTGCACCGAACTATGTGGCCCCTGCCGTGAATGCAATGTCTCCGATGTACAATCCGACGGCATCGGCTACTGGCGGTACTAATAATGGTCCGAATATTGTTGGGAACAGTATGCTGCCACCGGCCATACCCGCAAGAATACACGAGGTTCCGGTTGATgcaccaccgttgccaccgccgaGCATAGATCTGTCGGCTGAAAGCAGCTCCGTCACCGTACTCAGTGGCGCCGCCTCCG TGCTGTag